Proteins from one Ricinus communis isolate WT05 ecotype wild-type chromosome 9, ASM1957865v1, whole genome shotgun sequence genomic window:
- the LOC8278789 gene encoding proline-rich protein 2 isoform X2, with translation MGACRRSRKHCMASMVSTAISIYDLYINVPQQKLTVIGWADPEKIVKAIRKTRKIATICSHTEPSDQPPAQPTEPPQPAPEGAAPPAHEAANPPATEVPPAEAAAPPAEPPKDPPPPENPPPQPPEEKPSPSSVAIETNANQPPQSSGPKDVGEVHVIYHHPPDYGYRYGYGHSSGGQWNRYPNGHGLPPEPPQPVYVTHSYNTYRPSPYVTEYEYIRSPPRHTTYSRMDHYSDDYHENSRNGNITSIFSDENPNACRIV, from the coding sequence CATTAATGTCCCCCAACAGAAGTTGACAGTAATCGGATGGGCAGATCCAGAAAAAATAGTGAAAGCCATCAGGAAAACTAGAAAGATCGCTACTATATGTTCTCACACTGAGCCGTCAGATCAGCCTCCTGCTCAGCCCACAGAACCACCTCAACCAGCACCTGAAGGTGCAGCCCCACCAGCCCACGAAGCAGCTAACCCTCCCGCAACAGAAGTCCCACCAGCTGAGGCAGCAGCACCACCAGCAGAGCCCCCAAAAGACCCACCACCACCTGAGAATCCACCACCACAACCACCAGAGGAAAAACCATCACCATCATCTGTTGCTATAGAGACCAATGCAAACCAGCCTCCACAATCTTCTGGTCCAAAAGATGTAGGAGAGGTTCATGTAATATACCATCACCCACCTGACTATGGCTATAGATACGGGTATGGTCATAGCTCTGGTGGTCAATGGAACAGGTACCCTAATGGTCATGGGCTTCCACCAGAGCCACCACAGCCTGTTTATGTGACTCACAGCTACAACACATACAGGCCATCACCATATGTCACTGAATATGAGTATATCAGGTCTCCACCACGACACACAACTTACAGTAGGATGGATCATTACAGTGACGATTATCACGAAAATTCTCGCAATGGAAACATCACATCAATCTTCAGCGATGAAAATCCAAATGCGTGTAGGATAGTATGA